One Dama dama isolate Ldn47 chromosome 31, ASM3311817v1, whole genome shotgun sequence genomic window carries:
- the ABHD10 gene encoding palmitoyl-protein thioesterase ABHD10, mitochondrial, with protein sequence MAGVGLASVAAWVPCRRWGWAAVTFGFHHGLSTLLARKTERAPQWFRACRHKTSISFLSRPDLPNLAYKRLKGKSPGIIFIPGYISNMNGTKALAIEEFCKSLGHAYIRFDYSGVGNSDGNLEECTVGKWRKDVLSIIDDLAEGPQILVGSSLGGWLMFHAAIARPQKVVALVGVATAVDGLVTQFNQLPVETKKEIEMKGVWPMPSKYSEEGVYRIQYSVVKEAEHHCLLHSPIPVTCPVRLLHGMRDDTVPWPTAVQVADRVVSTDVDVILRKNSDHRMKERADVQLLVYTIDDLIDKLSTVVH encoded by the exons ATGGCGGGGGTGGGCCTGGCTTCCGTGGCCGCTTGGGTACCTTGTCGCAGGTGGGGCTGGGCGGCAGTCACCTTCGGCTTCCACCATGGTCTCAGCACGTTACTTGCACGGAAGACCGAGCGGGCGCCACAGTGGTTCCGAG CTTGCAGACACAAGACATCAATCTCTTTCCTTAGTCGACCAGACCTCCCAAACCTGGCTTATAAAAGGCTAAAAGGCAAAAGTCCAGGAATTATCTTCATCCCTGGCTATATTTCTAATATGAATGGTACAAAAGCATTGGCGATTGAGGAGTTTTGCAAATCTCTAGGTCACGCCTATATAAG gtTTGATTACTCAGGAGTTGGAAATTCAGATGGTAACTTAGAAGAATGCACAGTGGGGAAGTGGAGAAAAGATGTTCTTTCTATAATTGATGACTTGGCTGAAGGACCACAG ATACTGGTTGGATCTAGCCTCGGTGGGTGGCTGATGTTTCATGCTGCAATCGCCCGGCCACAGAAGGTTGTTGCTCTCGTTGGCGTAGCGACGGCTGTAGATGGCCTGGTGACACAATTTAATCAGCTTCCCGTTGAG acaaaaaaggaaatagagatgAAAGGTGTGTGGCCCATGCCATCAAAATACAGTGAAGAAGGAGTTTACCGCATCCAGTACAGTGTCGTTAAAGAAGCGGAGCACCACTGCCTGCTACACAGCCCCATCCCTGTGACGTGCCCCGTGAGACTGCTCCACGGCATGAGGGACGACACCGTACCCTGGCCCACGGCCGTGCAGGTTGCTGACCGAGTAGTCAGCACAGACGTAGATGTCATCCTCCGGAAGAACAGTGACCACCGAATGAAGGAAAGAGCAGACGTTCAGCTTCTGGTTTACACTATTGATGACCTAATTGATAAGCTTTCAACCGTAGTTCACTAG